AGCATATTTCCGGCTTTAATAAGAATACCCTTCCAGATGTTATTGATAAATTCGTTACTACCAGACCAAGATTCCAAGTTAACATGTCCTGCAATACGGGGTTCAACAATATGAACAAAGGCCAAACGCTTGTTCTGTTCCACAGCGCGCTTCTCGAGCTCAGCGACAACGTAAGACCATTGAGGAATAGGAGAAATACCTGGGAAAACTTCGCCATAAGTATTCCAAGGAGACAACCGGATTCCAACCCTGTCAGCACCAATAGCTTCAACCAAAGCATCAACCACCTCTAAAGTGAAGCGGGCACGGTTCTCGATAGATCCTCCATACTCATCAGTTCTCTGATTTGTGTTCTCATGGAGGAATTGATCGAGCAGATATCCATTGGCCGAATGCAACTCAATACCATCGAAACCAGCTTCAACAGCATTCTTAGCAGCCTTAACATAAAGTTGGATATACTCTTTAATTTCCTCCTTAGTCAAGGGTCTAGGAGCACCTCTCTCCTCATCAATGGGAACATCCGAAGCAGACACATAGTCAAAACCTTCAGCCTTTAAAACTGCGGGGAATGCTTGTCTGCCGAGAGCCCAGATTTGGGCGTAAATGAAAGACTTCTTGGCGTGAACTCTGTCAGTAACCTTTTTCCAAGCATCAATTTGTTCCTGACTCCAGATACCTGGGACGTTTGGAATACCACCAGCCTTGGCAGCAATGAAAGTTGCCTCGGTAATAAGTAAAGTACCGGGTCTTGAAGCTCTTTGCTCATAGTATTCAGCAACCAAATCACCGGGGACGTGCTTGGGAGATCTGAATCTGGTCAAGGGTGCCAATGCAATTCTGTGCTGAAGAGTAGATTTACCAACCTTAATTGGCGAAAATAAAGGGGGAGTCGAAGAAGATACAgtcattttcaaattttctgttttgttGTCAAAAAAAGGAATCAAACCCAGTACCAACAGTCcgaatataaatactaaGCACGACCGTGAAAACATGCAAATTCTTGATTCCGAGTTGGGCGATGcttacaaataaatattctgTCAGCTCGCACGTAACTCTCTTCATTTCCACTTTCGTCACGTGCGGAGTTAAGGATATCTGCATGACGGAATTTTTGAATGAGATTCTCCTACTGGCCTCTATGGCACAGATGCATTACGGACTTTGTGGCAAATATTTAGATTATCCAGcagttttttttaattACTATTAACATCACTATTTGCTTATTAATTTTAGAATTTAGTTGTTTACTTTTAGTTTAAATTGTATTCACACTTGGACCGGGTgttcaatatcagcaatgaAAAGCCTCGTCCGCCGCACATACAGATATGCTGGTGACCTGCCACTGTGAATGTCAATTCATCTCGCAGCCCTCTGAACAACTCTCTGTCAACTGTTGCCATTGAAGTACTTCAGCTATCACTATAGAAGATAACGGTAGAGAAAATCAAGAATCAGCATTGTGTTATTTCAcagcaattgcaattgtAACAGAGACGATTTATCAGAGTCTTTAGAACCACCTAGCAAAGGCTTTACCGCTcttttcttatttattatcataACATGTCAGAGCCTATTCTGTCGTTCAAAGCTGGACGGGTTGAGCTCAATGAAGCAGCCAAGAAAGCCACCCCAATAAAGGGTCAGGGTCTTATTAAAGTGTTAAAGAATCCTGATGACCCCATGCTGTACTCCTTTATTTGGGAGCCCAGAGGATCTTACAAATCCACACCAGGTGCAGAAGCGTCGAGAGATGAGCTACTACTTTTCCCAGGCGATGCTCAATGGATCCATCTAGAACAGTGTAAAACTGGAAGAGTGTTTGCGTTAAGATTCCGTAGTTCAAGTGAGAATTTTGTGTTCTGGATGCAATCGCCAGTGGAGCCAGGACAAGATGTTAATGCATTGACTGAACAAGATAAGAAAATCATGGATGAATTTCACAAGCTACTAGACAAAGAAATCttggacgatgaagatattgctgaaaatgaaaCCGAAGATGCAGCTCCAGCGGCCCCAAATCCACCAGCTGCCAACGAAGATATTGAGCTGCCAGATGCTGATTCTCATTAGATTTACCGGCGAATCACTAGCTAACGAAGTACACATTTGTACCATCCTGTTCTATCCATTCCGTCCTCATATATTTAAATAAAGGAGTCTATAATACGTCTTAGTGTATTGATATATTGATTTTACGTGGCATCGCTTTTGTCATATAGAGGGATATTCTTATATGGTTGGCATTGTCTAGCCTATTAAGGAGCAAAATAAAGATACCATTATTCAGGCATGTTTAGCCTAACGAAAGACTGCTGTCTCGCAAATCTTCTCAATTGATCATTGATCTATAGAAATCTAAAAACTATTATCTGTTTCTATATAACTGATCTGGATAATCTTCAACTATCTGTCAGAGCTCATTAGGAGATCTTATAGGGCTTGAATGGAAACAGGCTCAAACATTAGAGTAAAAACTTTAGCTACCACTCGAACCTCCCTGTAAGATccccaaaaaaacaccCACTCAAGTACCAACTCCTGGTGATAATATCTACCTTTTTATTACTACTATTATTCGCGGGATCAAAGAGTCGGCGCGATTATACCTCACAGAAGCGCATGTGTTCACGTGACATGTTTACTCCTGAAAAACTACCAATCTAAACATTGCCTatgcaacaacaaaacataCGAGTGGAGCACCTTCGACAAAAAGACGACCAAACCTCCACGGCGAAATACCCCAGGGTAATCGAACAATTTCCTTTGGTTGTTCAGTCTTCGGTTTAAAATAGAGACATTATTGGATTTTCATAAAAAATTTAAGAGTAAGTTcaaaaattgaaagaaAAGGTTGTCTCACCGGGTTgagttgtttgttttggttctgttgctgatgacTCGTAACGTGATTCCTGCATGGCAGCTATAATCTCTAGAGTTCTATCGTTTTATCAACCTCTTATAGAGTAGTCTAAGACTGTCCATTGCTTTAATACAATAGAATCCATTGGTAGGAGCATAACCGCGCCAACAGTTTAACGAGGAACCAATTTTAGAC
The Sugiyamaella lignohabitans strain CBS 10342 chromosome A, complete sequence genome window above contains:
- the RPN13 gene encoding proteasome regulatory particle lid subunit RPN13 (Subunit of the 19S regulatory particle of the 26S proteasome lid; acts as a ubiquitin receptor for the proteasome; null mutants accumulate ubiquitinated Gcn4p and display decreased 26S proteasome stability; protein abundance increases in response to DNA replication stress; GO_component: GO:0005737 - cytoplasm [Evidence IEA,IEA,IEA]; GO_component: GO:0005634 - nucleus [Evidence IEA,IEA,IEA]; GO_component: GO:0000502 - proteasome complex [Evidence IEA]; GO_component: GO:0008541 - proteasome regulatory particle, lid subcomplex [Evidence IDA] [PMID 11029046]; GO_component: GO:0034515 - proteasome storage granule [Evidence IDA] [PMID 18504300]; GO_function: GO:0043130 - ubiquitin binding [Evidence IDA] [PMID 18497817]; GO_process: GO:0006511 - ubiquitin-dependent protein catabolic process [Evidence IMP] [PMID 11029046]; GO_process: GO:0006511 - ubiquitin-dependent protein catabolic process [Evidence IMP] [PMID 17499717]) encodes the protein MSEPILSFKAGRVELNEAAKKATPIKGQGLIKVLKNPDDPMLYSFIWEPRGSYKSTPGAEASRDELLLFPGDAQWIHLEQCKTGRVFALRFRSSSENFVFWMQSPVEPGQDVNALTEQDKKIMDEFHKLLDKEILDDEDIAENETEDAAPAAPNPPAANEDIELPDADSH
- the OYE2 gene encoding Oye2p (Conserved NADPH oxidoreductase containing flavin mononucleotide (FMN); responsible for geraniol reduction into citronellol during fermentation; homologous to Oye3p with different ligand binding and catalytic properties; may be involved in sterol metabolism, oxidative stress response, and programmed cell death; protein abundance increases in response to DNA replication stress; GO_component: GO:0005737 - cytoplasm [Evidence IDA] [PMID 14562095]; GO_component: GO:0005739 - mitochondrion [Evidence IDA] [PMID 14576278]; GO_component: GO:0005739 - mitochondrion [Evidence IDA] [PMID 16823961]; GO_component: GO:0005739 - mitochondrion [Evidence IDA] [PMID 17897954]; GO_component: GO:0005634 - nucleus [Evidence IDA] [PMID 14562095]; GO_function: GO:0010181 - FMN binding [Evidence IEA]; GO_function: GO:0003959 - NADPH dehydrogenase activity [Evidence IEA]; GO_function: GO:0003959 - NADPH dehydrogenase activity [Evidence IDA,ISS] [PMID 8454584]; GO_function: GO:0003824 - catalytic activity [Evidence IEA]; GO_function: GO:0016491 - oxidoreductase activity [Evidence IEA,IEA]; GO_function: GO:0018548 - pentaerythritol trinitrate reductase activity [Evidence IEA]; GO_function: GO:0052690 - trichloro-p-hydroquinone reductive dehalogenase activity [Evidence IEA]; GO_process: GO:0006915 - apoptotic process [Evidence IMP] [PMID 17897954]; GO_process: GO:0055114 - oxidation-reduction process [Evidence IEA,IEA]), with the translated sequence MTVSSSTPPLFSPIKVGKSTLQHRIALAPLTRFRSPKHVPGDLVAEYYEQRASRPGTLLITEATFIAAKAGGIPNVPGIWSQEQIDAWKKVTDRVHAKKSFIYAQIWALGRQAFPAVLKAEGFDYVSASDVPIDEERGAPRPLTKEEIKEYIQLYVKAAKNAVEAGFDGIELHSANGYLLDQFLHENTNQRTDEYGGSIENRARFTLEVVDALVEAIGADRVGIRLSPWNTYGEVFPGISPIPQWSYVVAELEKRAVEQNKRLAFVHIVEPRIAGHVNLESWSGSNEFINNIWKGILIKAGNMLPVAAEVAEKEPNTIIAVGRHFISNPDIVDKLERKLELTDYDRDTFYTNDAKGYTDYPFAK